One part of the Persephonella sp. genome encodes these proteins:
- a CDS encoding Yip1 family protein, whose translation MFKQFLDLYIKPKETWGRLAEEKYTIPQLYAKLVIIFAFIPAVSHFIGFVVFRDYYVSAIKKFLENAEKDPDQPKRTIEYMKVLMAELMDSDITQEFLMMVTIYGFELLKPLVFTVIILFLSPAFGGIKDPEKSFTVAAFALVPSWITGIFYVVNSPISMFMTFLGMFYTFYLIFIGAEKVLRIPSENSKNFQFIIVVVILYLVISGVVGFVETLITYRILGV comes from the coding sequence ATGTTTAAACAGTTTTTGGATCTGTATATAAAACCTAAAGAAACATGGGGTAGATTAGCAGAAGAAAAATACACAATCCCCCAGCTTTATGCAAAGCTTGTGATTATATTTGCCTTTATACCTGCTGTTAGCCACTTTATAGGGTTTGTTGTTTTCAGGGATTACTATGTGTCGGCGATAAAGAAATTTCTTGAGAATGCAGAGAAGGATCCTGATCAACCTAAAAGAACCATTGAGTATATGAAAGTTTTAATGGCAGAGCTTATGGATAGCGACATAACTCAGGAATTTTTGATGATGGTTACCATATACGGCTTTGAGCTATTAAAACCTCTTGTTTTTACTGTTATTATTCTTTTTCTTTCGCCTGCATTTGGAGGTATTAAAGATCCTGAAAAATCATTTACAGTTGCTGCATTTGCCCTTGTCCCTTCATGGATCACAGGAATATTTTATGTTGTCAACTCTCCAATTTCTATGTTTATGACATTTTTAGGAATGTTTTACACATTTTATCTGATATTTATAGGAGCAGAAAAAGTGCTTAGAATTCCTTCAGAAAACTCTAAAAACTTTCAGTTTATAATTGTTGTTGTTATACTTTATCTTGTTATAAGCGGTGTTGTTGGTTTTGTAGAAACTTTGATAACTTACAGAATATTAGGTGTTTAG
- a CDS encoding DUF2628 domain-containing protein, translating into MDRWEKYRIFVGERADYYIEKFKKFEETGGAISWNWAAFFLGVVWMFYRKMHLYAIVIFTVLIVLGFLIAVLSPRNRLLAFGLQLWVWFGFGAFGNYLYYTFVKNKVSQIENSFPDEETQKVILAKSGERVFLLLCFLSWLYSLFRSYFIIKNKNGG; encoded by the coding sequence ATGGACAGATGGGAAAAATACAGAATTTTTGTAGGTGAAAGGGCAGATTACTACATAGAAAAATTCAAAAAGTTTGAGGAAACAGGCGGGGCTATAAGCTGGAACTGGGCTGCCTTTTTTCTCGGGGTAGTCTGGATGTTTTACAGAAAAATGCACCTTTACGCTATTGTTATATTTACGGTTCTTATTGTTTTAGGATTTTTGATTGCTGTTTTATCCCCCAGAAATAGACTTCTTGCCTTTGGTCTTCAACTGTGGGTATGGTTTGGTTTTGGTGCTTTTGGAAATTACCTTTATTACACATTTGTAAAAAACAAGGTATCCCAGATTGAAAACTCTTTTCCTGACGAAGAAACCCAGAAGGTAATCCTTGCAAAATCTGGGGAACGAGTATTTCTTCTGCTGTGCTTTTTGTCATGGCTATATTCGTTATTCAGATCTTACTTTATTATCAAAAATAAAAACGGAGGTTAG
- a CDS encoding 2,3,4,5-tetrahydropyridine-2,6-dicarboxylate N-succinyltransferase yields MEELKNLITQAWNDRDLLKEKKYQDAVRETIDLLDKGKIRVAQKENGEWIVNEWVKQAILLFFPIQDMEVMEVGPFEYYDKIPLKKNWKEAGVRVVPPATARYGSFIESGAILMPSYVNIGAYVGSGTLVDTWATVGSCAQIGKNVHLSGGVGIGGVLEPPNARPVIIEDNCFIGSRCIIVEGAVVEEEAVLGAGVVITGSTRIIDVSGEEPVEYRGRVPARSVVIPGVMNKKFPAGEYGVPVALIIGKRKESTDKKVSLNEALREFNVEG; encoded by the coding sequence ATGGAAGAACTTAAAAATCTTATTACACAGGCTTGGAATGACAGAGATCTTCTTAAAGAAAAAAAGTATCAAGATGCTGTAAGGGAAACGATAGATCTTCTTGATAAGGGGAAGATCAGGGTTGCCCAGAAAGAAAACGGGGAATGGATAGTAAATGAGTGGGTAAAACAGGCAATACTTCTGTTTTTTCCTATACAGGATATGGAGGTTATGGAGGTTGGACCTTTTGAGTATTACGACAAAATACCCCTCAAAAAAAACTGGAAAGAGGCAGGGGTCAGAGTAGTTCCTCCAGCAACAGCAAGATACGGCTCTTTTATTGAATCTGGGGCTATACTGATGCCTTCCTATGTAAATATAGGAGCCTATGTTGGTTCGGGAACGCTTGTTGACACGTGGGCAACAGTTGGATCGTGTGCCCAGATAGGAAAAAATGTTCATCTGTCTGGTGGTGTTGGAATAGGCGGTGTTCTGGAACCTCCAAACGCAAGACCTGTTATTATTGAGGATAACTGTTTTATAGGTTCAAGATGTATCATTGTTGAGGGTGCTGTGGTGGAAGAGGAGGCAGTTTTAGGTGCCGGTGTTGTAATAACAGGATCAACAAGGATAATAGATGTTTCAGGGGAAGAGCCTGTTGAGTACAGAGGTAGAGTTCCTGCCAGAAGTGTTGTTATTCCCGGAGTTATGAACAAAAAATTCCCTGCAGGTGAGTACGGTGTTCCTGTTGCACTGATAATAGGCAAAAGAAAGGAATCTACAGACAAAAAAGTCTCCCTTAATGAGGCTTTGAGAGAGTTTAATGTGGAGGGATAA
- a CDS encoding carbonic anhydrase codes for MGRKIPFLKGVEKFKKMKFREYEQKFRELVEKGQSPKALFITCSDSRIHPDELTGADIGDLFIVRNIGNMVPPFKPDNDFHGVAAAVEYAVSVLNVPDIIVCGHSHCGACESLYRDLPGDVEIIHVKKWLELGADVKKVALSSIPQMGRELFQLTERLNIIQQLENLLTYPGVKRRVEEGSLRLHGWYYIIEQGEIEYYDPQKNEFYSLV; via the coding sequence GTGGGGAGAAAGATACCTTTTCTAAAAGGTGTTGAAAAATTTAAAAAAATGAAATTCAGGGAGTACGAGCAGAAGTTCAGAGAGCTTGTTGAAAAGGGGCAGAGTCCTAAGGCTCTCTTTATAACCTGCTCTGATTCAAGGATACACCCTGATGAGCTAACAGGGGCAGATATAGGAGATCTCTTTATTGTCAGGAATATAGGTAATATGGTGCCCCCTTTTAAACCTGATAATGATTTTCACGGTGTAGCTGCTGCTGTGGAGTATGCCGTTTCTGTTTTGAATGTTCCGGATATAATAGTTTGTGGTCATTCCCACTGCGGAGCATGTGAATCCCTTTACAGGGATCTTCCCGGTGATGTTGAGATAATCCATGTTAAAAAATGGCTTGAATTAGGTGCAGACGTCAAAAAAGTGGCTCTTTCATCAATACCCCAAATGGGTAGAGAACTTTTTCAACTTACAGAAAGGCTGAATATAATACAGCAGCTTGAAAATCTTTTAACATATCCCGGTGTTAAAAGAAGAGTTGAAGAGGGCAGTCTCAGACTGCACGGCTGGTATTACATTATAGAGCAGGGAGAGATTGAGTATTACGATCCCCAGAAAAATGAATTTTACTCCCTTGTTTAA
- a CDS encoding ZIP family metal transporter produces the protein MEELVLAGTFVMLATAFGSILGAFFKRLPDWGLDFSMAFSGGVMLVASFTSLILPSIEIGGSGITLLGIVTGFFVIYLIEWGLPHEDYIIRFNRGNIEKEKLKGIFLIVSAIIIHNIPEGMAVGVSMVSDTDKGWATAIAIGIQDIPEGLAVSLPLIMLTGRLWIPVFIGFLSGFSEFVFTILGGFTFSVFSFLLPFGLSVAGGAMIYVTVKEVFPQVYRNRHETIVTAGFLVGLLLMLYLDTTLG, from the coding sequence ATGGAAGAGCTTGTTCTTGCCGGTACTTTTGTGATGCTTGCAACAGCATTTGGATCTATTCTTGGTGCGTTTTTTAAAAGGCTCCCTGACTGGGGGCTTGATTTCTCTATGGCTTTTAGCGGAGGTGTGATGCTTGTTGCATCATTCACCTCTCTTATACTTCCTTCTATTGAGATTGGGGGTTCTGGAATAACCTTGCTGGGGATTGTAACTGGTTTTTTTGTTATATACCTTATAGAATGGGGACTGCCCCACGAGGATTACATAATAAGGTTTAACAGGGGAAATATAGAGAAGGAAAAACTTAAAGGCATATTCCTAATAGTTTCGGCGATCATAATACACAACATACCTGAAGGAATGGCTGTTGGTGTTTCTATGGTAAGCGACACAGATAAAGGTTGGGCTACGGCAATAGCTATAGGTATTCAGGATATACCTGAAGGTCTTGCTGTATCTCTTCCTCTTATAATGCTTACCGGTAGATTGTGGATACCTGTTTTTATAGGTTTTTTGAGTGGGTTTTCAGAGTTTGTTTTTACCATACTTGGCGGATTTACATTCAGTGTTTTCAGTTTTCTCCTTCCTTTTGGGCTTTCTGTTGCCGGTGGGGCGATGATATATGTGACTGTAAAAGAGGTTTTCCCTCAGGTTTACAGAAACAGGCATGAAACTATAGTAACGGCGGGCTTTCTTGTTGGACTTTTATTGATGCTTTATCTTGATACAACTCTTGGTTAA